A region of Candidatus Eisenbacteria bacterium DNA encodes the following proteins:
- a CDS encoding DMT family transporter, with translation MRPCGGFVRATPGPLHSRIHDGIVDPGRGSLISRKSKLILALSTNQLLSSGTHLIGKGAVMAIGPLAVALLRFTLASTVLLGMQRVRGPWPGIDRRDLPKILLLGFLVVPINQGFFLFGLARSTASHAALLYALTPLAVLLLARRMLGEGAVLSKLAGTAVAFTGVAIILLERGLAHEREVLVGDLMLLLAVFAWALYTVLSKPLTMRYGAMPVTTWSIAVGTAYTLPAYLIPGAIPPLPTIRPEVWAGVLYLAIGTSVIAYPLWMYALKHLEASKVAITTNLQPILTAIFSWIFFRERFTPGFVIGAILVLAGVTWVETRRAAAPAAPAPVGPPGAGELARSVREPRP, from the coding sequence GATTTGTGCGCGCCACGCCCGGTCCGCTACACTCGCGAATTCACGACGGGATCGTCGACCCTGGCAGGGGATCTCTCATCTCACGAAAGTCGAAGCTCATCCTGGCGCTGTCTACGAACCAGCTCCTCTCGAGCGGGACGCACCTGATCGGGAAGGGAGCGGTGATGGCGATCGGGCCGCTCGCGGTCGCGCTCCTCCGATTTACCCTCGCGTCGACCGTGCTCCTCGGGATGCAGCGCGTGCGCGGGCCCTGGCCGGGGATCGACCGCCGGGACCTTCCGAAGATTCTCCTGCTTGGGTTCCTGGTCGTCCCGATCAACCAGGGATTCTTCCTCTTCGGTCTGGCGCGCTCCACCGCGAGCCACGCGGCGCTCCTCTATGCGCTGACGCCGCTCGCGGTGCTCCTCCTCGCGCGGCGCATGCTCGGCGAGGGCGCCGTCCTGTCCAAGCTCGCGGGCACGGCCGTGGCGTTCACCGGGGTCGCCATCATCCTGCTGGAGCGCGGGCTCGCGCACGAGCGCGAGGTGCTCGTGGGAGATCTCATGCTCCTCCTCGCCGTGTTCGCCTGGGCGCTCTACACCGTGCTGTCGAAGCCGCTCACGATGCGGTACGGAGCGATGCCGGTCACCACGTGGTCGATCGCCGTGGGAACGGCCTACACCCTCCCCGCGTACCTGATCCCGGGCGCGATCCCGCCGCTCCCGACGATCCGTCCTGAAGTGTGGGCCGGCGTGCTCTACCTCGCGATCGGCACATCGGTGATCGCGTACCCGCTCTGGATGTACGCGTTGAAGCATCTCGAGGCTTCCAAGGTGGCGATCACGACGAATCTCCAGCCCATCCTCACCGCGATCTTCTCGTGGATCTTCTTTCGCGAGCGCTTCACGCCGGGGTTCGTCATCGGTGCGATCCTCGTGCTGGCGGGCGTGACGTGGGTGGAGACGCGCCGTGCGGCCGCACCGGCAGCGCCGGCGCCGGTGGGACCGCCTGGAGCAGGCGAGCTCGCGCGGTCCGTCCGGGAGCCGCGCCCATGA